tgtgaATGAGTAcgaaatatgtaaatttatattaCTGGAATAtgaatggaaattgaattatTGGAATTATATGGATATTCAGTGTTACAGATATAAAAGtgaaatagtaaaatatttttgtcTTAGATGTTGTGATTGGGATGgattataaattatgaaattcaaAGCTATAAGTTGTAAGATgtgatatataaaaaattatagtttGATGACTAACCTCCCACTCGCTTTGTTTTGTGTTGGGCTCTTCAAAAATGGAAATCATCAACAGATCCAAATGGTGAGTTTCACTAACATAATCCTATGAATGTTCCTTTTCCATTGAATGGTGTCCTGGAATAAAGTATTTTGTTGGTTTTGTAGCCCCAATGTACTACAATGGAATATACCATTTTTTCTACCAATATAATCCCAAAGGTGCAGTCTGGGGCAACATTGTGTGGGCTCATTCAGTTTCAAAAGACATGATCAATTGGAAAGCACTTGAACCTGCAATTTATCCTTCACATCGCTTCGATAGAAAGGGAGCTTGGTCTGGCTCTGCCACCATTCTTCCTGGCAATAAACCCGTAATTTTGTACACTGGGGTCGATCCCAATGACAGGCAAGTCCAAAACTCTGCAGTCCCAGCAAATTTATCTGACCCTTATCTACGAAAGTGGATCAAGCCAGCTGGTCTAAACCCAGTTGTCGATCCTGAAGCAGGCGTGAATGCTAGTGCCTTTCGAGACCCAACCACTGCCTGGTGGTTGAGTGGTCACTGGAGAATGGTAGTGGGAAGCAAAAGGAATCACAGAGGGATGGCCTATCTGTATAGAAGTAGAGATTTCATTCATTGGATCAAAGCTAAGCACCCTTTACATTCAGCACCCCGCACAGGAATGTGGGAATGCCCTGATTTTTACCCAATTTTGTTATCTGGTAAACAAGGTTTAGACACTTCTGTGCTGGGAAAACAAGTGAAGCATATTTTGAAAGTGAGCTTGGATGTTACCAGATATGATTACTACACAGTTGGGACATATTTAACTGATGAGGACCGATATGTGCCTGATAATACATCCATCGATGGCTGGGCTGGCCTTAGATATGATTATGGGAATTTTTATGCTTCAAAGACATTTTTTGACCCTGCTAAAAAGAGGAGGATTTTGTGGGGGTGGGTTAATGAATCTGATACCACTTCAGAAGATGTTAGAAAAGGATGGGCAGGAATTCAGGTAGTAAAATAATCTGTTTGTGTATTTAC
This window of the Gossypium hirsutum isolate 1008001.06 chromosome A09, Gossypium_hirsutum_v2.1, whole genome shotgun sequence genome carries:
- the LOC107896340 gene encoding beta-fructofuranosidase, insoluble isoenzyme 1 isoform X2 — encoded protein: MAVSKLLSLTLFITFLCAVNNGRVEATHEIYPQFQSLSAVSVHQLHRTAFHFQPPKNWINDPNAPMYYNGIYHFFYQYNPKGAVWGNIVWAHSVSKDMINWKALEPAIYPSHRFDRKGAWSGSATILPGNKPVILYTGVDPNDRQVQNSAVPANLSDPYLRKWIKPAGLNPVVDPEAGVNASAFRDPTTAWWLSGHWRMVVGSKRNHRGMAYLYRSRDFIHWIKAKHPLHSAPRTGMWECPDFYPILLSGKQGLDTSVLGKQVKHILKVSLDVTRYDYYTVGTYLTDEDRYVPDNTSIDGWAGLRYDYGNFYASKTFFDPAKKRRILWGWVNESDTTSEDVRKGWAGIQAIPRIVWLDPNQRQLMQWPIQELETLRGTNVKMNHQMLKTGDHIEVKGISAAQADVDVTFYIPSLDKVEAFNLGWSLTDAQLLCAKKGSKVQGGIGPFGLLALASENLEEYTPVFFRIFKSSQKHIVLLCSDARRFD
- the LOC107896340 gene encoding beta-fructofuranosidase, insoluble isoenzyme 1 isoform X1: MAVSKLLSLTLFITFLCAVNNGRVEATHEIYPQFQSLSAVSVHQLHRTAFHFQPPKNWINDPNAPMYYNGIYHFFYQYNPKGAVWGNIVWAHSVSKDMINWKALEPAIYPSHRFDRKGAWSGSATILPGNKPVILYTGVDPNDRQVQNSAVPANLSDPYLRKWIKPAGLNPVVDPEAGVNASAFRDPTTAWWLSGHWRMVVGSKRNHRGMAYLYRSRDFIHWIKAKHPLHSAPRTGMWECPDFYPILLSGKQGLDTSVLGKQVKHILKVSLDVTRYDYYTVGTYLTDEDRYVPDNTSIDGWAGLRYDYGNFYASKTFFDPAKKRRILWGWVNESDTTSEDVRKGWAGIQAIPRIVWLDPNQRQLMQWPIQELETLRGTNVKMNHQMLKTGDHIEVKGISAAQADVDVTFYIPSLDKVEAFNLGWSLTDAQLLCAKKGSKVQGGIGPFGLLALASENLEEYTPVFFRIFKSSQKHIVLLCSDARSSSLKDGLYKPSFAGFVDVDLTDKKLSLRSLIDHSVVESFGAGGKTCITSRVYPTLAVLENAHLYAFNNGTETIIVENLNAWSMKKPLRMN